A single genomic interval of Eptesicus fuscus isolate TK198812 chromosome 10, DD_ASM_mEF_20220401, whole genome shotgun sequence harbors:
- the IL22RA2 gene encoding interleukin-22 receptor subunit alpha-2 isoform X2 — MTPKHCLLGFLITLFPTGAAETHPAPESLKPQRVHFQSRNFYNILHWQPGRASASSSIYFVQYKIYGQIQWKNKEDCWGIQELFCDLTNETSDVQEAYYGRVRTAVAGTHSAWTMTRRFIPWWETKIGPPGMNITQVNGSLLVILHPPKIPYRNQKGKNVSMENYYELVYRVFIINNSLEKEQKVYEGTHRVVEIEAVTPHTGYCVVAEIYQPMLDRRSQRSEEGCVK; from the exons ATGACGCCTAAACATTGCCTTCTAGGCTTCCTCATCACTCTCTTCCCAACTGGTGCTGCAG AAACTCATCCAGCCCCTGAGTCTCTGAAGCCTCAGAGAGTACATTTTCAGTCCCGGAACTTTTACAACATTTTGCACTGGCAGCCTGGGAGGGCTTCTGCCAGCAGCAGCATCTACTTTGTACAATATAAAAT CTATGGACAgatacaatggaaaaataaagaggaCTGTTGGGGTATTCAAGAATTATTTTGTGACCTTACCAATGAAACTTCAGATGTTCAGGAGGCTTATTACGGAAGGGTGAGGACGGCTGTGGCTGGGACCCACTCAGCCTGGACCATGACACGGCGGTTCATTCCCTGGTGGGAAA CAAAAATAGGTCCTCCAGGCATGAATATAACCCAAGTCAATGGATCCTTGTTGGTGATTCTCCATCCTCCAAAGATACCATATagaaaccaaaaaggaaaaaatgtatcaATGGAAAATTACTATGAGCTAGTATACCGAGTCTTTATAATTAACAATTCACTAGAAAAG GAACAAAAGGTGTATGAAGGAACTCACAGAGTGGTTGAAATTGAAGCTGTAACACCTCACACTGGTTACTGTGTAGTGGCTGAAATATATCAGCCCATGCTAGACAGAAGAAGTCAGAGAAGTGAAGAGGGATGTGTGAAATGA
- the IL22RA2 gene encoding interleukin-22 receptor subunit alpha-2 isoform X3, whose protein sequence is MLTEHITNEEPKQRVTQNETHPAPESLKPQRVHFQSRNFYNILHWQPGRASASSSIYFVQYKIYGQIQWKNKEDCWGIQELFCDLTNETSDVQEAYYGRVRTAVAGTHSAWTMTRRFIPWWETKIGPPGMNITQVNGSLLVILHPPKIPYRNQKGKNVSMENYYELVYRVFIINNSLEKEQKVYEGTHRVVEIEAVTPHTGYCVVAEIYQPMLDRRSQRSEEGCVK, encoded by the exons ATGCTTACAGAGCACATCACAAATGAGGAACCTAAACAAAGAGTAACTCAAAACG AAACTCATCCAGCCCCTGAGTCTCTGAAGCCTCAGAGAGTACATTTTCAGTCCCGGAACTTTTACAACATTTTGCACTGGCAGCCTGGGAGGGCTTCTGCCAGCAGCAGCATCTACTTTGTACAATATAAAAT CTATGGACAgatacaatggaaaaataaagaggaCTGTTGGGGTATTCAAGAATTATTTTGTGACCTTACCAATGAAACTTCAGATGTTCAGGAGGCTTATTACGGAAGGGTGAGGACGGCTGTGGCTGGGACCCACTCAGCCTGGACCATGACACGGCGGTTCATTCCCTGGTGGGAAA CAAAAATAGGTCCTCCAGGCATGAATATAACCCAAGTCAATGGATCCTTGTTGGTGATTCTCCATCCTCCAAAGATACCATATagaaaccaaaaaggaaaaaatgtatcaATGGAAAATTACTATGAGCTAGTATACCGAGTCTTTATAATTAACAATTCACTAGAAAAG GAACAAAAGGTGTATGAAGGAACTCACAGAGTGGTTGAAATTGAAGCTGTAACACCTCACACTGGTTACTGTGTAGTGGCTGAAATATATCAGCCCATGCTAGACAGAAGAAGTCAGAGAAGTGAAGAGGGATGTGTGAAATGA
- the IL22RA2 gene encoding interleukin-22 receptor subunit alpha-2 isoform X1 yields the protein MGQFIGALVVGYLKPGCRQISADNSEVGQQSRPTWNIETHPAPESLKPQRVHFQSRNFYNILHWQPGRASASSSIYFVQYKIYGQIQWKNKEDCWGIQELFCDLTNETSDVQEAYYGRVRTAVAGTHSAWTMTRRFIPWWETKIGPPGMNITQVNGSLLVILHPPKIPYRNQKGKNVSMENYYELVYRVFIINNSLEKEQKVYEGTHRVVEIEAVTPHTGYCVVAEIYQPMLDRRSQRSEEGCVK from the exons ATGGGCCAGTTTATCGGAGCACTGGTGGTTGGGTACTTGAAGCCAGGATGCAGGCAGATCAGTGCAGACAATTCAGAAGTGGGACAGCAAAGCCGGCCTACCTGGAATATAG AAACTCATCCAGCCCCTGAGTCTCTGAAGCCTCAGAGAGTACATTTTCAGTCCCGGAACTTTTACAACATTTTGCACTGGCAGCCTGGGAGGGCTTCTGCCAGCAGCAGCATCTACTTTGTACAATATAAAAT CTATGGACAgatacaatggaaaaataaagaggaCTGTTGGGGTATTCAAGAATTATTTTGTGACCTTACCAATGAAACTTCAGATGTTCAGGAGGCTTATTACGGAAGGGTGAGGACGGCTGTGGCTGGGACCCACTCAGCCTGGACCATGACACGGCGGTTCATTCCCTGGTGGGAAA CAAAAATAGGTCCTCCAGGCATGAATATAACCCAAGTCAATGGATCCTTGTTGGTGATTCTCCATCCTCCAAAGATACCATATagaaaccaaaaaggaaaaaatgtatcaATGGAAAATTACTATGAGCTAGTATACCGAGTCTTTATAATTAACAATTCACTAGAAAAG GAACAAAAGGTGTATGAAGGAACTCACAGAGTGGTTGAAATTGAAGCTGTAACACCTCACACTGGTTACTGTGTAGTGGCTGAAATATATCAGCCCATGCTAGACAGAAGAAGTCAGAGAAGTGAAGAGGGATGTGTGAAATGA